From Nicotiana tabacum cultivar K326 chromosome 22, ASM71507v2, whole genome shotgun sequence, one genomic window encodes:
- the LOC107795267 gene encoding chromatin modification-related protein EAF1 B isoform X2: MRGCSIGSDLVVNAGVDSMGGFVEGGVGIGTKSSPRTAAIEKVHAKLRQECDGLQERRRQLEFLEEGGDPLEFKLGDAVSPSVQSTSLPDKHPDHFVTSEVKGSRAITASPHGDSAESSGRPGAPQLCEPNSADNLMLFDGENKFVGSDRGCRHPSRSNVTPSGQSSKFNESQNAKELGNATAFDIPRKAYKRRYRPRPNRDSARSSSSDIARGGHGTSLPSQHFPKELKGPVSDSDKDQNSSLNISRLPSPNGGISLKSMPSDNQVHLEVDGVKPESNTGFKKDDMLDTVPDASASRGLPDGQHDQNSLTGVQEMPIQEAPERPQLSLGKERVDSAGLDCQPHTSEREVDNQASSVQMNGFCSGNDNKPSFPNEAENSGVILGTKGLDSESSCTQTSLSLDGHNDCEMCTNLSILDSNGDLNKQLVVPEGTPVIGSDVNVKNEMKADVNTCLNNEDFNPGQRDHQSNGCLPKSPEERVSIVSNLQSEVKDKHILERMEEVGPSESETVRKYSVLKRDDSNSQNICNVGIQGTIGSCIPKHSECVSQPRVSNLAPEGQAPRIQVDEDSILKEAHVIEAKRKRIAELSAVACQPENCRKSQWDYVLEEMAWLANDFAQERLWKITAAGQICHQIAFSSRLRFQEQNRSWEQKRVAHNLAKDVMDFWHSIEVYRGKSKKMEFPRTKKDYPIAIGKYAMGFLKYNDSDVPKSQAAAPLTPDRIFDGGIVDTSSEDHLTEENLFYSVPLGAMDAYRISIESHVQLCERTGSSMQEEVETSACDAVADCAGDEGETSAYHRSVALEGSKSSRLPQKTRKIHLKAYSGRPYDVGADSLFTQCVENRVGPHQSMLLGKRPASNVNVSIPTKRVRTASRQRVLSPFSASTAGCVQFPTKTDASSGDSGSFQDDHSTLHGGSQMNSLEVESEGDYEKHLLFDSAEVSKPKKKKKAKHLGSAYGQRWHVDSNYQTNQRDPSRKRLESHQLESNGSSGLFGQHNAKKPKMLRQSLENSFENNAPIGGSIPSPVASQMSNMANPNKLIRMLSGRDRSRKAKTLKMPAGQPGSGSPWSLFEDQALVVLVHDMGPNWELVSDAINSTLQFKCIYRKPNECKERHKILMDRTSGDGADSAEDSGSSQPYPSTLPGIPKGSARQLFQRLQGPMEEDTLKSHFEKIILIGKKYLLRRIQGGNHDLKQLQQPHDSHMLALSKHCSNNLNGGPILTPLDLCDAPSSSPDFLSAGFEGPHSSGLSISSQGGGPLVPASGANSGVQGSPNMILGNNFPSSSSPVNASVRYAVPRSASFPVDEHQRLQQFNQMLSVGNMQSNISAPGALAGSDSGGARTHPSGNSMGTMSGLNRGSPMARPGFQGVASSSVLNSGSMLSSGMVAMPSTVNMHSGVSSNQGNPMLRPRDILHMIRPSQNQEVQRQIPELQKGNSQGVPPFGGLSSSFPNQTAPSPVSSRPLHHQQPHPISSQQPLVHSPHHPHLQRASHATNSHHQAYAIRLARERHLQQRLLQQQQQQLSHTQPHLPISSSLQNSPQITSQSSSPPVSHSPLASPASMSPMPQHQLKHPFPAHGLGRTAQTGGSSLTTQMGKQRPHQTGQQQLQNASRHHLPQRQQSESQKQAKVSKGVGRGKMMTHQNMQIDPSLLDGLPTEQLNQSAEKGEQTTKLLQSQGVYSGPGCSLVQPAKQMVSQPQQPHSKIYSGQVPPSKKQQIPSIQPLASSSVLGPKSPHQSVPSSVVGSSNHRMLMHPQPQVQLQPKLMTQSQAALQGGLQRSRSVNSDPPKLQSCEPQSEQHNMCDTSQIGKTPLQDCNSLTNATEVSAPGVAQMKAAVPSFDSIATPPTNSAGSETVPEVIQGVSQRQSSGNFSPIGPDASVQWKQESSELQPPSPVTQPQSNQQQLQQQPPLQHSDQAQALQAGNRSLFAKHSESRPD, from the exons ATGCGTGGATGTAGTATTGGATCTGATCTCGTAGTCAATGCCGGGGTTGATTCCATGGGAGGATTTGTTGAAggcggagttggtattggtacCAAAAGTTCTCCGCGCACAGCAGCAATTGAGAAGGTCCATGCAAAGCTAAG GCAGGAGTGTGATGGCCTACAGGAAAGGAGGAGGCAGTTAGAATTTCTGGAGGAA GGTGGCGATCCCCTGGAATTCAAATTGGGGGATGCTGTTTCACCTAGTGTTCAATCCACCTCACTGCCAGATAAACATCCGGATCATTTCGTGACCAG TGAAGTAAAAGGTAGTCGTGCAATTACCGCTTCACCTCATGGAGACTCGGCTGAAAGTAGCGGTCGACCTGGGGCTCCTCAGCTTTGTGAACCCAACAGTGCTGACAATCTCATGCTGTTTGACGGGGAAAATAAATTTGTTGGTAGTGATAGGGGCTGTAGACATCCCAGTAGGAGCAATGTTACTCCATCAGGGCAGTCCTCTAAGTTTAATGAAAGTCAAAATGCAAAAGAATTGGGTAACGCTACTGCTTTTGACATCCCCAGAAAAGCATACAAGCGAAGATACAGGCCCCGACCGAATCGCGACAGTGCTAGATCAAGTTCATCTGATATAGCTCGTGGTGGTCACGGCACGTCtttgccttcacaacattttcccAAAGAGTTAAAAGGACCGGTTTCTGATTCAGATAAAGACCAGAACTCTTCTTTGAACATTTCACGGCTGCCTAGTCCAAATGGTGGTATATCTCTCAAGTCTATGCCTTCTGATAATCAGGTGCACTTGGAAGTAGATGGTGTTAAACCAGAGTCAAATACTGGCTTTAAGAAAGACGATATGTTGGATACTGTTCCTGATGCCAGTGCTTCCAGAGGTTTGCCTGATGGACAACATGATCAGAACTCACTCACTGGTGTCCAGGAAATGCCTATCCAAGAAGCTCCTGAAAGGCCTCAATTGTCATTGGGAAAGGAAAGGGTAGATTCTGCTGGTCTTGATTGTCAGCCACATACATCTGAAAGGGAGGTTGATAATCAAGCTAGCTCCGTCCAAATGAATGGGTTCTGTAGTGGAAATGATAATAAGCCAAGCTTCCCAAATGAAGCTGAAAATAGTGGTGTAATATTGGGAACAAAGGGTTTAGATTCAGAATCTTCTTGCACCCAGACTAGCCTCAGTCTAGATGGACATAATGATTGTGAAATGTGTACCAATTTGAGTATTTTGGATTCCAACGGCGACTTAAACAAACAACTGGTAGTGCCAGAAGGGACGCCAGTTATCGGAAGTGATGTTAATGTAAAGAACGAGATGAAGGCTGATGTCAATACTTGTTTAAATAATGAGGATTTTAATCCTGGTCAACGCGATCACCAAAGTAATGGTTGTTTACCTAAATCACCAGAAGAACGTGTCAGTATTGTATCTaatttgcaaagtgaggtaaAAGATAAACATATCCTGGAAAGAATGGAAGAAGTTGGCCCATCTGAATCGGAAACCGTAAGAAAATATAGTGTGCTTAAAAGGGACGAttccaactcccaaaatatttgtaatgtcGGTATTCAAGGTACGATTGGTTCCTGTATACCAAAGCATTCTGAGTGTGTATCACAGCCTAGAGTTTCAAATCTTGCTCCCGAGGGACAAGCACCTAGGATCCAGGTTGATGAAGACTCGATCTTGAAAGAGGCACATGTTATAGAG GCGAAGCGTAAAAGAATTGCAGAATTATCTGCTGTAGCCTGTCAACCTGAGAATTGTCGAAAATCTCAATGGGATTATGTACTTGAAGAAATGGCTTGGTTGGCAAATGATTTTGCTCAG GAACGTCTTTGGAAGATAACTGCTGCAGGTCAAATATGTCACCAAATTGCTTTTAGCTCACGGTTGAGATTCCAAGAACAAAATCGTAGTTGGGAGCAAAAAAGAGTAGCTCACAACCTGGCCAAAGATGTCATGGATTTCTGGCATTCTATCGAGGTATATAGG GGGAAAAGCAAAAAAATGGAGTTCCCAAGAACTAAAAAAGATTACCCTATTGCTATTGGGAAGTATGCTATGGGATTTCTGAAGTACAATGACTCAGATGTTCCAAAAAGTCAAGCTGCGGCGCCATTGACTCCAGATAGGATATTTGACGGGGGAATTGTGGACACATCATCGGAAGACCATTTGACAGAG GAGAACCTCTTCTACTCTGTCCCGCTTGGTGCAATGGATGCTTATAGAATATCTATCGAATCTCATGTGCAACTCTGTGAG AGGACAGGTAGTAGCATGCAAGAGGAGGTGGAGACATCTGCATGTGATGCAGTTGCAG ATTGTGCAGGGGATGAAGGAGAAACAAGTGCATATCATAGGTCAGTTGCCTTAGAAGGTAGCAAATCATCAAGACTTCCCCAGAAGACACGGAAGATCCACCTGAAGGCTTACAGTGGTAGACCATATGATGTTGGTGCTGATTCACTATTTACTCAATGTGTGGAAAATAGAGTTGGCCCTCATCAATCTATGCTTCTGGGGAAACGACCAGCAAGCAATGTTAATGTGTCTATTCCAACCAAGCGTGTGCGTACTGCTTCAAGGCAGAGAGTTCTTAGTCCCTTCAGTGCATCAACAGCTGGATGTGTTCAGTTTCCAACCAAAACAGATGCTTCAAGTGGTGATAGCGGTTCATTTCAGGATGATCACAGTACATTGCATGGTGGATCTCAGATGAATAGCTTGGAAGTTGAATCTGAGGGTGACTATGAAAAGCATTTACTGTTCGACTCTGCTGAAGTATCAAAacctaaaaagaagaaaaaagcaaAGCATCTG GGTTCTGCATATGGGCAGAGATGGCATGTTGATTctaattatcaaaccaaccag AGAGATCCTTCCAGAAAGAGATTGGAGAGCCATCAACTTGAATCAAATGGTAGCAGCG gtttaTTTGGTCAACATAATGCAAAGAAGCCAAAGATGCTGAGGCAATCACTTGAAAATTCTTTCGAGAATAATGCCCCTATTGGTGGATCTATTCCATCTCCAGTTGCCTCCCAGATGAGTAACATGGCCAACCCGAATAAACTTATTAGGATGCTTAGTGGAAGGGACCGGAGTAGGAAAGCCAAAACTTTGAAG ATGCCTGCAGGACAGCCAGGTTCAGGAAGTCCTTGGTCACTATTTGAGGACCAG GCACTTGTTGTCCTGGTGCACGACATGGGTCCAAATTGGGAGCTTGTAAGTGATGCCATCAACAGTACCTTGCAATTCAAG TGTATATATCGCAAACCTAATGAGTGCAAGGAACGCCATAAAATACTTATGGACAGAACTAGTGGTGATGGCGCTGATAGTGCTGAAGATTCAGGATCTTCTCAACCATATCCTTCAACATTACCTGGCATTCCCAAG GGAAGTGCCAGACAGCTGTTTCAGCGTTTGCAGGGGCCAATGGAAGAGGATACGCTCAAATCGCATTTTGAGAAGATCATCTTGATTGGGAAGAAATATCTTTTACGGAGGATTCAG GGTGGTAACCATGATTTGAAGCAACTCCAGCAACCGCACGATTCTCACATGCTTGCTCTTTCCAAACATTGTTCAAATAATCTGAATGGAGGACCAATTCTTAC GCCTCTGGATCTGTGTGATGCACCTTCGTCTAGTCCAGACTTTCTTTCTGCTGGATTTGAAGGTCCACACTCAAGTGGGTTATCTATCTCGAGTCAGGGTGGAGGACCATTGGTTCCTGCGTCTGGTGCAAATTCTGGAGTGCAAGGATCCCCCAATATGATTCTTGGAAACAACTTTCCATCATCATCAAGTCCGGTAAATGCATCTGTCAG ATATGCTGTTCCGAGATCTGCATCTTTTCCAGTtgatgagcatcagagactgcaGCAATTTAATCAAATGTTATCAGTAGGAAATATGCAGTCCAATATATCTGCTCCTGGAGCTCTTGCAGGCAGTGATAGTGGTGGTGCTCGTACACATCCCAGCGGCAACAGCATGGGGACAATGTCTGGGTTAAATAGAGGTAGCCCAATGGCAAGGCCTGGGTTTCAGGGAGTTGCATCATCATCTGTGCTGAATTCTGGGAGCATGCTTTCTTCTGGGATGGTAGCAATGCCAAGCACTGTAAATATGCACTCTGGAGTGAGCTCTAATCAAGGGAATCCAATGTTGAGACCTCGTGATATCTTGCACATGATCCGG CCTTCACAGAATCAGGAAGTTCAGAGGCAAATTCCTGAGCTCCAGAAAGGAAACAGCCAAGGAGTCCCTCCTTTTGGTGGGTTAAGTTCCTCTTTCCCTAACCAGACGGCCCCCTCACCTGTTTCATCACGCCCACTTCATCATCAGCAACCACATCCTATATCTTCACAGCAGCCACTTGTGCATAGCCCTCATCACCCTCATCTTCAAAGGGCCAGTCATGCCACGAACTCACACCATCAAGCTTACGCAATTCGCTTAGCTAGAGAGAGGCACCTGCAACAGCGGCTTttacagcagcagcagcagcaactcTCACATACGCAGCCCCATCTTCCTATATCATCTTCACTGCAGAATAGTCCTCAAATCACTTCCCAATCTTCTTCTCCACCAGTATCACATTCTCCTTTGGCATCCCCAGCTTCAATGTCTCCAATGCCACAGCATCAACTAAAACATCCATTTCCAGCTCATGGGCTTGGACGAACTGCACAAACTGGGGGTAGTAGTTTAACTACTCAGATGGGCAAGCAAAGGCCACATCAGACAGGACAGCAGCAGCTTCAAAATGCTAGCAGACACCATCTTCCACAGCGCCAGCAGTCAGAGTCTCAAAAACAAGCTAAAGTTTCGAAGGGAGTCGGGAGAGGGAAAATGATGACACATCAGAACATGCAGATTGATCCCTCTTTATTGGATGGCCTTCCTACTGAGCAACTCAATCAATCTGCAGAGAAAGGTGAGCAAACCACTAAGTTACTGCAAAGTCAGGGAGTGTATTCAGGGCCAGGATGCAGCTTGGTCCAGCCTGCAAAGCAAATGGTGAGTCAGCCGCAGCAACCCCACTCTAAGATTTATTCTGGCCAAGTGCCTCCATCCAAAAAGCAGCAAATTCCCTCCATCCAACCTCTTGCATCATCGAGTGTATTAGGTCCTAAATCACCCCACCAATCTGTTCCATCCTCGGTTGTAGGTTCTTCCAACCATAGAATGTTGATGCATCCACAGCCGCAGGTGCAACTGCAGCCAAAGTTGATGACTCAAAGTCAAGCAGCTCTGCAAGGTGGGCTGCAACGGAGCCGGTCAGTGAATTCTGATCCACCAAAGTTGCAATCTTGTGAACCTCAAAGTGAGCAGCACAATATGTGCGACACTTCACAGATAGGTAAAACACCCCTGCAGGACTGCAACAGTTTAACTAATGCCACAGAGGTTTCTGCCCCAGGGGTTGCTCAAATGAAGGCTGCAGTCCCATCATTCGATTCAATTGCGACCCCACCAACAAATTCTGCTGGCAGCGAGACAGTGCCAGAAGTCATCCAAGGGGTAAGCCAAAGGCAATCTTCTGGAAACTTTTCTCCTATTGGGCCTGATGCTAGTGTTCAATGGAAGCAAGAGTCTTCCGAGTTACAGCCTCCCTCACCAGTGACCCAGCCCCAGTCAAACCAGCAACAACTACAGCAGCAGCCACCATTGCAACATTCAGATCAGGCTCAGGCTTTACAAGCAGGGAATAGAAGTTTGTTTGCTAAACACAGCGAATCTAGACCGGATTGA